A part of Olleya sp. Bg11-27 genomic DNA contains:
- a CDS encoding SIMPL domain-containing protein has product MKQNTNAIIFAIAIVASSIFLGKAYTDRNKVDGKIEVTGLGKTDFSSDLIVWEGSFGSVNTDLKEAYISLEQKKATINDYLTKKGIKPEELIYSAVSTNQKTKQLYTPTGDYAAEEFVGYQLSQSVEIESKEVDKIEKVSREITELLNQGVQFYSQAPRYYYTKLADLKIEMISKATEDARLRAENIAKFSGGNLSTLESAKMGIFQITGQNSGEDYSWGGTFNTANREKTASITMKLVYKVD; this is encoded by the coding sequence ATGAAACAAAATACAAACGCAATCATTTTTGCAATAGCTATAGTTGCATCTTCAATTTTCTTAGGGAAAGCATATACCGACAGAAATAAAGTAGACGGAAAAATTGAAGTTACAGGCTTAGGAAAAACAGATTTCTCATCAGACTTAATTGTTTGGGAAGGAAGTTTTGGCTCTGTAAATACGGACTTAAAAGAGGCTTACATCTCTTTAGAACAAAAAAAAGCAACCATAAACGATTATTTAACTAAAAAAGGAATTAAACCAGAAGAGCTTATTTATAGCGCCGTTTCTACAAACCAAAAAACAAAACAACTATACACGCCTACTGGCGATTATGCAGCTGAAGAATTTGTAGGGTATCAACTCTCACAATCTGTAGAAATCGAATCTAAAGAAGTCGATAAAATAGAGAAAGTATCTCGAGAAATTACAGAATTATTAAATCAAGGGGTTCAGTTTTATTCACAAGCGCCAAGATATTATTATACAAAACTCGCAGATCTTAAAATTGAAATGATTTCTAAAGCGACAGAAGATGCAAGACTAAGAGCAGAAAATATAGCTAAATTTTCAGGTGGAAATTTAAGTACTTTAGAATCTGCTAAAATGGGGATTTTTCAAATCACAGGGCAAAACTCTGGAGAAGACTACTCTTGGGGAGGAACTTTTAATACTGCTAACAGAGAAAAAACAGCTTCAATTACCATGAAATTGGTTTATAAAGTAGACTAA
- a CDS encoding GNAT family N-acetyltransferase translates to MVEIIQANAEHSDLIAKLAQRTFSESHGHSASKEDINNFILRTYNTEVIRKEFENKQVDYHLIYFNKTIAGFSKIELQCPNINISEKNITKLDRIYLLEAFQGKQLGVKLLDFNIALSKKQHQNGIWLVVWTENQKAINFYSKMGFEIAGAYDFKISETHTNPNHVMYLKY, encoded by the coding sequence ATGGTTGAAATTATACAAGCGAACGCCGAGCATTCCGACTTAATTGCAAAACTAGCACAACGGACCTTTTCCGAATCTCATGGCCATAGTGCTTCTAAAGAGGATATAAATAACTTCATTTTAAGAACCTACAATACCGAAGTCATTCGTAAAGAATTCGAAAACAAACAGGTAGATTATCATCTCATCTATTTTAATAAAACCATAGCTGGATTTTCAAAAATAGAATTGCAATGTCCTAATATAAATATAAGCGAGAAAAACATAACCAAATTAGACCGTATCTATCTTTTAGAAGCCTTTCAAGGAAAACAATTAGGTGTAAAATTACTCGATTTTAATATTGCGCTATCTAAAAAACAGCACCAAAACGGAATTTGGTTAGTCGTTTGGACAGAAAACCAAAAGGCGATAAATTTTTATTCAAAAATGGGCTTTGAGATTGCTGGAGCTTATGATTTTAAAATATCTGAGACGCATACAAACCCTAATCATGTTATGTATTTAAAATACTAA
- a CDS encoding DUF1444 family protein: MSGTLHGKEKSQEEIEKIIEQTKNSDQKIYPILKPGNWVGLKAGALSSTLIPSEDGAEVVIGYGMDTPDNFVFLTKKHLETMDSKQITQEAFENLANCDTGLEFVEALDNKAVGANGNDFSSETILSRTHMLKAHAMLDAEELLVSIPRRTCMTIISRQTDEETMNKFVYLHNYTWEDDSFSNAPITNSLFIVKDGNIVGHIPL, encoded by the coding sequence ATGAGCGGTACACTTCACGGTAAAGAAAAATCTCAAGAAGAAATAGAAAAAATAATAGAGCAAACTAAAAATAGTGATCAAAAGATCTATCCTATTTTAAAACCAGGAAATTGGGTTGGATTAAAAGCAGGAGCTTTGAGTTCTACTTTAATTCCGTCCGAAGATGGCGCTGAAGTCGTGATTGGTTATGGTATGGATACGCCAGACAACTTTGTGTTTTTAACTAAAAAACATTTAGAAACTATGGATAGCAAACAAATTACACAAGAAGCTTTTGAAAATTTAGCAAACTGTGATACGGGATTAGAATTTGTTGAAGCTTTAGATAATAAAGCAGTTGGTGCTAACGGAAACGATTTTTCAAGTGAAACCATTCTTTCTAGAACACATATGTTAAAAGCACATGCCATGTTAGACGCTGAAGAATTATTAGTATCTATTCCTAGAAGAACCTGTATGACTATTATTTCAAGACAAACAGATGAAGAAACAATGAATAAATTCGTTTACTTACACAACTATACTTGGGAGGATGATAGTTTTAGTAATGCGCCTATTACTAATTCTCTTTTTATCGTTAAAGACGGGAATATTGTTGGACATATCCCTTTATAA
- a CDS encoding DUF1444 family protein, whose protein sequence is MSGTLYGKEKSQEEIDKIVEQTKNSDQKIYPILKPGNWVGLRAGALNSNLIQTEAGPKVVIAYGMDTPDNIVFLTQQHLKTMDQKEITNEAFRNLGNYETEFTYSEALQNKVLTSSGNDFSSERILNEAHMLKAHTMLEADELFVSVPRRTCMMVISGDSDEALLGTFLNLHKDAWEDDSYGNAPIANILFTMKAGRITGHIALDNLSEDE, encoded by the coding sequence ATGAGTGGTACACTTTACGGAAAAGAAAAATCTCAAGAAGAAATAGACAAAATAGTTGAACAGACTAAAAATAGTGATCAAAAAATCTATCCTATTTTAAAACCAGGAAATTGGGTGGGTTTAAGAGCTGGAGCATTAAATTCTAATTTAATACAGACAGAAGCCGGGCCAAAAGTAGTTATTGCCTATGGAATGGATACACCAGATAATATTGTATTTCTTACGCAACAGCATTTAAAAACTATGGATCAAAAGGAAATTACAAATGAAGCTTTTAGAAACTTAGGAAATTATGAAACAGAATTCACCTATTCTGAAGCATTACAAAATAAGGTTCTGACTTCTAGTGGAAACGATTTTTCTAGTGAACGCATTCTCAATGAAGCACATATGTTAAAAGCCCACACTATGTTAGAAGCTGACGAATTATTTGTTTCTGTTCCTAGACGCACGTGTATGATGGTGATTTCAGGAGACTCAGACGAAGCTTTACTCGGAACATTTTTAAACCTACACAAGGATGCTTGGGAAGACGATAGCTACGGAAATGCGCCTATAGCGAATATTCTTTTTACCATGAAAGCAGGTCGTATTACGGGACATATCGCCTTGGATAATTTGTCTGAAGACGAATAA
- a CDS encoding endonuclease V has translation MRLERYIQKQKNTTIMILAFDTYYYDGKAKTIAVSFNDWEDEEPIQIYTDIIEGVAEYEPGSFYKRELPCILSLLKQVNLDEIDVIIVDGYVILEEKHLGLGGYLYQALEAKIPVVGIAKSEFVSKTSVFKEVFRGESKKPLYVTSIGTDRDEVCNAIKRMHGKYRMPTLLQIVDTKTKENTKN, from the coding sequence ATTAGATTAGAACGATACATACAAAAACAAAAAAACACAACAATTATGATACTTGCTTTTGACACTTATTATTACGACGGAAAAGCCAAAACAATTGCGGTAAGCTTTAATGATTGGGAAGATGAAGAGCCAATACAAATCTATACAGATATTATAGAAGGTGTTGCCGAATACGAACCTGGTTCTTTTTACAAAAGAGAATTACCATGTATTTTAAGCTTGTTGAAACAAGTCAATTTAGACGAAATAGATGTCATTATTGTAGATGGTTACGTGATTCTAGAAGAAAAACATTTGGGCTTAGGTGGTTATTTGTACCAAGCTTTAGAAGCCAAAATTCCGGTTGTTGGCATCGCTAAATCTGAGTTTGTGTCTAAAACATCTGTATTTAAAGAAGTGTTTCGTGGTGAAAGTAAAAAACCATTGTATGTAACCTCTATTGGTACTGATAGAGATGAGGTTTGTAACGCCATAAAACGAATGCACGGTAAATACCGAATGCCAACATTACTACAAATTGTAGATACTAAAACAAAAGAAAATACTAAGAACTAA
- a CDS encoding alpha-ketoglutarate-dependent dioxygenase AlkB: protein MSNQAFYKTTLPLESTLFKDLSEEITFEALGKGRTGNTIAKSINDGIPIVRTTTQFTSPAHYFTVNHLDILNHIDNTLAAENQLKTAFNCGLIEMYDENYTKMGYHSDLSLDLKTDSYIGLFSCYKHPEKLTATTTRILRIKDKSTEEEFDITLTHNSFVLFSVETNAKYSHKIILENPNRDALKLADNKWLGITFRTSKTFVKFNNDIPFFEDGTLMELANEVQEKEFYKLRGEENRSLDYTYPDLKYTLSKADLIVPKLD, encoded by the coding sequence ATGAGTAATCAGGCATTTTATAAAACAACACTTCCTTTAGAAAGTACGCTTTTTAAAGATTTATCCGAAGAAATTACTTTTGAAGCTTTAGGAAAAGGTCGTACTGGTAATACTATTGCGAAGTCTATTAATGATGGTATTCCGATTGTAAGAACAACAACACAGTTTACTAGTCCTGCGCATTATTTTACTGTAAATCATCTTGATATTTTAAATCATATTGATAATACTTTAGCAGCGGAAAATCAACTAAAAACAGCTTTTAACTGTGGTCTTATTGAAATGTATGACGAGAATTACACAAAAATGGGTTACCATTCAGATTTAAGTTTAGATCTAAAAACGGACTCTTATATTGGTTTGTTTTCGTGTTATAAACATCCTGAAAAGTTAACAGCTACAACCACACGTATTCTTAGAATTAAGGATAAATCTACCGAAGAAGAATTTGATATCACTCTAACTCATAATTCTTTCGTTTTATTTTCTGTTGAAACGAATGCTAAATATTCCCATAAAATAATACTAGAGAACCCAAATCGTGACGCGTTAAAATTAGCAGACAATAAATGGTTGGGGATCACTTTTAGAACGTCTAAAACCTTCGTGAAATTCAATAATGATATCCCATTTTTTGAAGATGGTACATTAATGGAACTAGCAAATGAAGTACAAGAAAAGGAATTTTATAAATTGAGAGGAGAAGAGAATAGAAGTCTAGATTATACCTATCCAGATTTAAAATATACGCTTAGTAAAGCAGATCTTATTGTTCCTAAATTAGATTAG
- a CDS encoding suppressor of fused domain protein — protein MDKETYKNKFTEDDAVGWKSIDEALEKIYGDSEPKHYGPLCGIHYSAGGEDPIDGASIYNSNAQESHKHVVSYGMSELHYNEDKAGGEFSKWGLEFTFRLKTSEDNKDEPTWIIQVMNNLARYMYKSGNWFEENHFIPANGPIKLNTDTKLVGFVFAIDPELGKVETPHGEVTFLQLVGITEDELKRLKDAPSTTEVEKLINELKKENPLLITDLDRE, from the coding sequence ATGGATAAGGAGACTTACAAAAATAAATTTACAGAAGATGATGCAGTTGGATGGAAATCAATAGATGAAGCCTTAGAGAAAATTTATGGAGATTCTGAGCCTAAACATTATGGTCCTTTATGTGGTATTCATTATAGTGCTGGAGGAGAAGATCCAATAGATGGTGCTAGTATTTATAATTCTAATGCACAAGAATCTCATAAACATGTGGTTAGTTATGGAATGTCTGAGTTGCATTATAATGAAGACAAAGCAGGTGGCGAATTTAGTAAATGGGGATTAGAATTTACTTTCAGGCTTAAAACAAGTGAAGACAATAAAGACGAACCGACATGGATTATACAAGTGATGAATAATTTGGCGCGTTATATGTATAAAAGTGGAAATTGGTTTGAAGAGAATCATTTTATTCCAGCAAACGGACCAATTAAATTAAATACTGATACTAAACTTGTTGGTTTTGTTTTTGCAATTGATCCTGAATTAGGAAAAGTAGAAACACCACATGGGGAAGTTACATTTTTACAATTGGTAGGTATTACCGAAGATGAACTAAAAAGATTAAAGGATGCCCCAAGTACAACTGAAGTTGAAAAGTTAATTAATGAGTTAAAAAAAGAAAATCCGTTATTAATAACAGATTTAGATAGAGAATAG
- a CDS encoding SMI1/KNR4 family protein, whose translation MDTIADKYISGLKRAYYNAKGKDIWDHFENIKHGVFKEDLDKLKAACPNIPNALINLLQYVDGTYWRTYGDEDIAFTLLGSDLSKRRYYLLSSQQILENQDDAPYNYQDYLDGEYDGVDIDEKILKNAKDLNWLHFSDCTNNGGTSQLYIDYSPSEKGTIGQVVRFLHDPNEFEVIANSFDAYLQMLIDYEFHFIREDNLD comes from the coding sequence ATGGATACGATAGCAGATAAATACATTTCAGGACTAAAAAGAGCCTATTATAATGCTAAAGGCAAAGACATTTGGGACCATTTTGAAAACATAAAACACGGTGTATTTAAAGAAGATTTAGATAAACTTAAAGCAGCTTGTCCTAATATTCCTAACGCATTAATTAATCTATTACAGTATGTAGATGGCACGTATTGGAGAACCTATGGTGACGAAGATATTGCTTTTACCTTATTAGGGTCTGATTTATCTAAACGTCGATATTACTTATTATCCTCTCAACAAATTCTAGAAAATCAAGATGATGCACCATATAATTATCAAGATTATTTAGATGGCGAATATGATGGTGTAGACATAGATGAAAAAATCTTAAAAAACGCTAAAGATCTTAATTGGCTTCATTTTTCAGATTGTACAAATAATGGTGGAACCTCTCAACTTTACATAGATTATAGTCCTTCAGAAAAAGGAACAATAGGGCAAGTAGTGAGGTTTCTTCATGATCCAAATGAGTTTGAAGTGATAGCAAATAGTTTTGACGCATATTTACAAATGCTAATAGATTACGAATTCCATTTTATCCGTGAAGATAATTTAGATTAG
- a CDS encoding DUF2314 domain-containing protein, which translates to MKEDNKAIFYAKQNKKMEDAYVKAQTTFNYFWREVYWEGKRVVPAHDLALVKIPFQQVIEGREAPLVEHMWISDIDFDGELITGVLQNAPNKLTNVAEGDTITRKLSEISDWMLSIDRKTYGGYTIQVLRSGMTEEARVQHDKAWGLDFGDYNTILVAHLQEEEKENLIEHPMSKAMEQPARDYFTGNLDVVKAADENGVTRLHTETIAGNETAVKILLELGADKKAKTKTGKTALDFATTLNWSHLIPVLQ; encoded by the coding sequence ATGAAAGAAGATAATAAAGCTATTTTTTACGCAAAGCAAAACAAAAAGATGGAAGACGCCTATGTTAAAGCACAGACAACATTTAATTACTTCTGGCGTGAAGTGTACTGGGAAGGTAAAAGAGTTGTTCCTGCACACGATTTAGCTTTAGTAAAAATTCCTTTTCAACAAGTCATTGAAGGTAGAGAAGCGCCTTTGGTAGAGCATATGTGGATTAGCGACATTGATTTTGATGGTGAACTAATTACTGGAGTTTTACAAAACGCACCAAATAAATTAACTAATGTTGCGGAAGGCGATACTATTACCAGAAAACTATCAGAAATTTCAGATTGGATGTTATCTATAGACCGTAAAACTTACGGCGGATATACCATTCAAGTACTACGCTCTGGTATGACAGAGGAGGCCAGAGTACAACACGATAAGGCTTGGGGATTAGATTTTGGTGACTACAATACTATTTTAGTGGCACACTTACAAGAAGAGGAAAAAGAGAATCTTATTGAGCACCCAATGAGTAAAGCGATGGAGCAACCTGCTAGGGATTACTTTACCGGGAATTTAGATGTTGTAAAGGCTGCAGATGAAAATGGAGTAACCAGATTACATACCGAAACTATTGCGGGAAATGAAACAGCAGTAAAGATTTTGTTAGAACTAGGTGCCGATAAAAAGGCTAAAACCAAAACAGGAAAAACAGCTTTAGATTTTGCTACAACTTTAAATTGGTCACACCTTATACCTGTTTTACAATAA
- a CDS encoding DUF1963 domain-containing protein, with the protein MFGNHYLVTHFHDSKTFDDTTIFGQKQKKMTVEDLKNKIAKPVTKLTTGGFRPKNTIEESWIGKVFAYHEDEEIPKDKNGDLMVPLAQFYLPNLPYVHPRISKTKLITVFITGELPECFEPMGENWVIREYENLDTIKIKKLENPNSFLKAFPLQAELDENDFPLWDGGGLSMEDEAEVLKLENEGIIEDYFDITEHIYDHKIGGYPSFCQSGIGDSDGFGEGFQFVFQISSDEKANFNVIDNGSLMFAKNSDTNQWSVYYDFY; encoded by the coding sequence ATGTTTGGAAACCATTATTTAGTAACGCATTTTCATGATAGCAAAACTTTTGATGACACCACAATATTTGGTCAAAAACAAAAAAAAATGACAGTAGAAGACCTGAAAAATAAAATTGCTAAACCTGTAACTAAACTTACTACTGGAGGCTTTAGACCTAAAAATACTATTGAAGAAAGTTGGATAGGCAAAGTGTTTGCTTATCATGAAGACGAAGAAATTCCGAAAGATAAAAACGGAGACTTAATGGTTCCTTTGGCGCAATTTTATCTTCCTAATTTGCCTTATGTTCACCCACGTATCAGTAAGACAAAACTAATAACTGTTTTTATTACTGGAGAATTGCCAGAATGTTTTGAACCAATGGGAGAGAATTGGGTTATAAGAGAATATGAAAATTTAGACACGATCAAAATTAAAAAATTAGAAAACCCTAATTCATTTTTAAAAGCATTTCCGCTACAGGCAGAATTAGACGAAAATGATTTTCCCTTATGGGATGGTGGTGGTTTATCTATGGAAGATGAAGCAGAAGTTTTAAAGCTCGAAAATGAAGGCATTATTGAAGATTATTTTGATATCACCGAACATATATACGACCATAAAATAGGTGGTTATCCCTCTTTTTGTCAATCTGGAATTGGTGATTCTGATGGGTTTGGAGAAGGGTTTCAGTTTGTTTTTCAGATTTCATCAGATGAGAAGGCCAATTTTAACGTGATAGATAATGGTAGTTTAATGTTTGCTAAAAATAGTGACACTAACCAATGGAGCGTTTATTACGATTTTTATTAG
- a CDS encoding DUF4831 family protein, whose protein sequence is MKTLQPYFILLLVMLSSCSQKSYTALYSENSILLGDEVKYHLSKNLLKLEIVYTLNEPRVQKNGLDQPLGLNGSQVTIEDPIKITKLLVADKSQTFFIKGKQLSDASFVNIGDKAKDVIIKDSVTISSENIEAVNKLQLAFLTDSNIEVGAYNSVLEIKNNISKIKTKDEAEFTLNLLQLYKDQSTRASKDFKPYIKKSKIKYTVIIDPSQLYSNPGNWSKLKGDKISHTIAPKHLFKDKAVLNDVITIEVQKPETASFSELINQKSLEGIVYRSPASGKVTVSLNKQALVKDSLAIAQLGTVKIIAVNDLKNQANSSVMLFKSKGENNLLVKNDKLFKLHNTAEYFDANETVETSQKVIRREYENKLKNIDLLILKLQELEKEL, encoded by the coding sequence TTGAAAACACTTCAGCCTTATTTTATCTTATTACTCGTGATGCTTTCATCTTGCAGTCAAAAAAGCTACACAGCACTTTATAGTGAAAATTCTATTTTATTAGGAGATGAAGTCAAGTATCATTTATCAAAAAATCTTTTAAAATTAGAGATTGTTTACACTCTAAATGAGCCAAGAGTACAAAAAAATGGTTTAGATCAACCATTGGGATTAAATGGGAGCCAGGTAACGATAGAAGACCCCATTAAAATAACCAAACTTTTAGTAGCAGATAAGTCTCAAACATTCTTTATTAAAGGAAAGCAGTTGTCTGATGCTTCTTTTGTTAATATTGGAGATAAAGCAAAGGATGTTATTATTAAAGATAGTGTCACTATTTCTTCTGAAAATATAGAAGCTGTTAATAAGTTGCAACTAGCCTTTTTAACGGACTCTAATATTGAGGTAGGGGCTTATAATTCTGTGTTAGAAATAAAGAATAATATTTCAAAAATTAAGACTAAAGATGAGGCTGAATTCACATTAAACTTACTGCAGTTGTACAAAGATCAATCCACTCGAGCCAGTAAAGATTTTAAACCATATATTAAAAAATCTAAAATAAAATATACGGTTATTATTGATCCATCTCAACTTTATTCTAATCCTGGAAATTGGTCTAAACTTAAGGGGGATAAAATCAGCCATACTATTGCTCCTAAACATCTTTTTAAAGATAAAGCGGTTTTGAATGATGTTATAACTATAGAAGTTCAAAAACCAGAAACAGCTTCATTCTCAGAATTAATTAATCAAAAGTCTTTAGAAGGTATTGTTTACCGAAGCCCTGCTTCAGGAAAGGTAACAGTTTCATTAAATAAACAGGCACTTGTAAAAGATTCGTTAGCAATAGCTCAATTAGGAACCGTTAAAATAATTGCTGTAAACGATTTAAAAAACCAAGCAAATTCATCTGTTATGTTATTCAAATCGAAAGGAGAAAATAATTTACTAGTTAAAAATGATAAACTTTTTAAACTTCATAATACAGCAGAATATTTTGACGCAAATGAAACTGTGGAAACATCACAAAAAGTGATTAGGCGTGAATATGAAAATAAACTAAAAAATATTGATTTACTAATATTAAAGCTTCAAGAACTAGAAAAAGAACTGTAA
- a CDS encoding DUF6892 domain-containing protein, with the protein MTTIHLSSTEFLINSISITFPVSVTKLISSLDNDFRTFKAKNNTIFTWDDLGILGYSENGEFIDSLTLEFEPDAYDFSPKQKFSGTFYFNDEEITSYYKDHKSERVELFEGDDCGALVQHNISAWFDVNDTIISAIEISNYEPYQRSAGIVEDKYTIKQLAEEQITFTDFGFKLSIIEELMYVKELLQPKFDIYEFAKWYKDRKIDIDEEGYEPIAEVVQYFKDLPIPKKLASEITEIYQDGGNDIYMNLAPFSGGSESDWDIELSTDAKQFPNLKKVTLCYAKEHVYNEFVAMGINTEWL; encoded by the coding sequence ATGACAACAATACACCTATCTTCAACTGAATTTCTAATTAATTCAATTTCTATTACATTCCCCGTTTCTGTAACAAAATTAATAAGTAGTTTGGATAATGATTTTAGAACATTTAAAGCGAAAAACAACACTATTTTTACATGGGATGATTTAGGGATTTTAGGATATTCTGAAAACGGAGAATTTATAGATTCACTAACTTTAGAATTCGAACCAGATGCTTACGATTTTAGTCCAAAACAAAAATTCTCTGGAACGTTTTATTTTAATGATGAAGAGATTACGAGTTATTATAAAGACCATAAATCAGAACGGGTAGAACTGTTTGAAGGTGATGATTGTGGTGCGTTGGTACAACATAATATTAGTGCTTGGTTTGATGTTAATGATACTATTATTAGTGCTATTGAAATAAGTAATTACGAACCATATCAACGTTCGGCAGGTATTGTGGAAGATAAGTACACTATAAAACAACTTGCTGAAGAACAAATCACGTTTACAGATTTTGGATTTAAACTGTCTATTATTGAGGAGTTAATGTATGTGAAGGAATTATTGCAACCTAAATTTGATATCTATGAATTTGCAAAGTGGTACAAAGACCGTAAAATAGATATTGATGAAGAAGGATATGAACCTATTGCTGAGGTTGTACAATATTTTAAAGATTTACCAATACCTAAAAAATTAGCTTCGGAAATTACAGAAATCTATCAAGATGGAGGAAACGATATTTATATGAATTTGGCACCTTTTTCTGGTGGTAGTGAATCCGATTGGGATATTGAACTTAGTACTGATGCTAAACAGTTTCCTAATTTAAAAAAAGTAACACTATGTTATGCAAAAGAGCATGTTTATAACGAGTTTGTTGCAATGGGTATAAATACAGAATGGTTATAA
- a CDS encoding adenylosuccinate synthetase, whose product MPKCSIVIDLGFGDAGKGLTTDFLASQHPEKSVVVRFSGGHQIGHTVSTDKLTHTFSNFGSGTLLGVPTYYSEHTTLFPPAILDEGDFLKTYQPKLYFHPLAMITTFYDIAYNRALEKLQNHGSCGLGFGTTIARNKDEVYLYANDLQFKWVLKQRLQSIKTYYETKLKSQPKPVQEYYKNELKEYNENYFTDSCLDIKKFYSVTSLSELATTFEHFIFEGSQGILLDTQHGFYPHTTWSYTSSKNAIQLIKTHLSNTTQIDIFYVTRCYQTRHGNGPMSDTFAVTLQNNENEANITNEFQGEFRAKSLDSGLLNYALSCDAIHHQDLKISKNLIITCLDQLPCFSLSDLLKSITTNFKSTYASYGPMRQFIKKTCYK is encoded by the coding sequence ATGCCAAAGTGCAGTATAGTTATAGATTTAGGATTTGGAGATGCTGGAAAAGGGTTAACTACCGACTTTCTGGCATCTCAACATCCTGAAAAAAGTGTCGTGGTTCGGTTTTCTGGTGGTCATCAAATTGGGCACACAGTAAGCACAGATAAGCTCACGCATACCTTTAGTAATTTTGGTTCCGGGACATTATTGGGAGTTCCAACGTATTACTCGGAACATACGACCCTATTTCCGCCTGCTATTTTAGACGAAGGTGATTTCTTAAAAACCTATCAGCCTAAATTATATTTTCATCCCTTAGCGATGATTACTACCTTTTATGATATTGCTTATAACAGAGCGCTAGAAAAACTACAAAACCATGGGTCTTGTGGCTTAGGTTTTGGAACAACCATTGCTAGAAATAAAGATGAAGTTTATTTGTATGCCAACGATTTACAGTTTAAATGGGTTTTAAAACAGCGCTTACAAAGTATAAAGACCTATTACGAAACAAAGCTAAAAAGTCAGCCAAAACCGGTACAAGAGTATTATAAAAATGAACTAAAGGAGTATAACGAAAACTATTTTACAGACAGTTGTTTAGATATTAAAAAGTTTTATAGTGTAACGTCCCTTTCAGAATTAGCGACAACATTTGAGCATTTTATTTTTGAGGGCAGCCAGGGAATTTTACTAGATACCCAACATGGATTTTATCCGCACACTACCTGGAGCTACACCTCTTCTAAAAATGCCATTCAACTTATAAAAACACATTTAAGTAATACAACACAAATTGATATATTTTACGTTACGCGTTGTTATCAAACTAGACATGGAAACGGACCAATGTCTGATACATTTGCAGTAACATTACAAAATAATGAGAATGAAGCCAATATAACTAATGAATTTCAAGGTGAATTTAGAGCCAAATCTTTAGACTCAGGATTACTTAATTATGCTTTAAGTTGTGACGCTATTCATCATCAGGATTTAAAAATATCTAAAAACTTAATTATTACCTGTCTTGATCAACTCCCTTGTTTCTCTCTCTCAGACTTACTTAAAAGCATAACGACTAACTTCAAATCCACTTATGCTAGTTATGGTCCCATGCGTCAATTTATAAAAAAAACTTGTTATAAGTAA